A DNA window from Vigna angularis cultivar LongXiaoDou No.4 chromosome 1, ASM1680809v1, whole genome shotgun sequence contains the following coding sequences:
- the LOC108322921 gene encoding indole-3-acetic acid-induced protein ARG7: MAGAMNKKVDKIRQIVRLKHLMSRWKQMSIRRRSEDPSSTRRPPSGFTFVYVGPERTRFAIPARFLNLPVFEGLLKQTEEQFGLRGNGGLVLPCQVPFFSNVVKFLHKDEHKYGKLSLQDFLNLVSDADVSDSCKENVVVFTPLLQKAEV; this comes from the coding sequence ATGGCGGGTGCGATGAATAAGAAGGTCGACAAGATTCGCCAAATCGTGCGTCTCAAACACCTCATGTCGCGGTGGAAGCAAATGAGCATCCGCCGCCGCTCCGAGGACCCTTcctccacgcgccgccctcCCTCCGGGTTCACCTTCGTGTACGTCGGCCCCGAACGCACGCGCTTCGCCATACCCGCGCGTTTCCTCAACCTCCCCGTCTTCGAGGGGCTCCTCAAACAAACCGAGGAACAGTTCGGACTCCGAGGTAACGGCGGTTTGGTCCTCCCTTGCCAAGTCCCCTTTTTCTCTAACGTCGTTAAATTTCTCCACAAGGACGAACACAAGTACGGAAAACTCTCTCTCCAAGACTTCCTCAACTTGGTCTCCGATGCTGACGTTTCCGATTCCTGTAAGGAAAACGTCGTCGTTTTCACCCCTCTGCTGCAGAAAGCAGAGGTTTGA
- the LOC108322887 gene encoding uncharacterized protein LOC108322887 translates to MANRSPSSSSSSPTHHPNTSNELRMMESMVSAENSQRQYLDLMLSGRTTAGPSSINHSQEWSLENFLQHHPAKFNGKCSPDEADQWFKDMERIFNAKRCPNESRLAYSEYLLTGEASHWWSSARPLLESSGIPICWEIFKQKFYTEYFPDSVRFAKEVEFLQLVQGNIKFENGLRGDIKLPVAGLCIKEFPVLVERAKVLEKTKLEVDSQQKHLVRAGGPIISRDSIGSRKTPYARSSLSSGGSGSSSQSLALVGQSRQPGSITCFHCGGPHFKSVCPQLGGYKRCNRCRQEGHWERECPMGRRVVSRPPNTGRFQHRGGGRAQAVGRVYAMTRTEATNAGNLITSTCLLNDVSCCVLFDSGATHSFISKECVEKLGLSVRELQFDLVVSTPTADEVRTTTYCAKCSIVVEGRRFKVNLICLPLQGLEVILGMDWLMTNHILIDCGERKLIFPKEDFESSLTIGVLRRDIMEGASCFLVFSHLDVPFETDLDRSVQDDKSETISLFTPISC, encoded by the exons ATGGCGAATAgatctccttcttcttcttcttcttctccaacccATCATCCTAATACCTCTAATGAACTGAGGATGATGGAGTCTAT GGTGTCCGCTGAGAACTCCCAAAGACAATATTTGGATTTGATGCTGAGTGGGCGGACAACAGCGGGTCCTTCGTCCATAAATCATTCTCAAGAGTGGAGTCTAGAGAATTTTCTTCAACACCATCCGGCCAAATTCAATGGGAAGTGTAGTCCGGACGAGGCGGACCAGTGGTTCAAGGATATGGAGAGAATCTTTAATGCAAAAAGATGTCCGAATGAGAGTAGGCTAGCTTATTCGGAGTATTTACTAACTGGAGAAGCCAGTCATTGGTGGAGCAGCGCTCGGCCATTACTAGAGAGTAGTGGTATTCCCATTTGTTGGGAAATTTTTAAACAGAAGTTTTACACCGAATACTTTCCAGATAGTGTTCGGTTTGCCAAAGAAGTGGAATTCTTGCAACTAGTTCAAGGGAATAT AAAATTCGAGAATGGACTGAGAGGAGATATCAAGTTACCGGTGGCTGGGTTGTGTATTAAGGAATTTCCAGTGTTAGTGGAAAGAGCGAAAGTGTTGGAGAAAACTAAGTTAGAGGTGGATAGCCAGCAGAAGCATTTGGTTAGAGCTGGAGGGCCGATCATTTCCAGAGACAGTATAGGTTCAAGAAAGACTCCATATGCTCGTTCTTCTTTATCTTCGGGTGGTAGTGGTTCGTCTTCACAGTCCTTGGCTTTAGTGGGTCAATCGAGACAGCCAGGGTCAATAACTTGTTTCCATTGTGGAGGACCACATTTCAAATCGGTATGCCCTCAATTGGGAGGATACAAGAGATGTAATAGATGTAGACAAGAAGGTCATTGGGAGCGAGAATGTCCAATGGGAAGAAGGGTTGTGTCACGACCACCAAATACTGGACGGTTTCAACATAGGGGTGGTGGACGAGCGCAAGCAGTAGGGAGAGTGTATGCAATGACTCGGACGGAAGCAACGAACGCAGGTAACCTTATAACCAGTACTTGTTTGTTGAATGATGTTAGTTGTTGTGTGTTatttgattcgggggcaacacattCCTTCATTTCGAAGGAATGCGTTGAGAAGTTGGGTTTGTCTGTGAGAGAGCTTCAGTttgacttggtggtgtcaaccccaacAGCTGATGAGGTTAGGACGACCACTTATTGTGCAAAATGTTCAATAGTGGTTGAGGGTCGTCGGTTCAAAGTGAACCTAATCTGCTTGCCTCTTCAAGGTCTAGAGgtaattttaggaatggattggttgatgACCAATCATATTCTTATAGACTGTGGTGAAAGGAAATTAATATTTCCAAAAGAAGATTTTGAGTCATCGTTGACGATCGGTGTGCTAAGGCGAGATATAATGGAAGGTGCCAGTTGTTTCCTGGTATTCTCTCATTTGGACGTGCCGTTCGAGACAGATTTGGACCGATCGGTGCAAGATGATAAGAGTGAAACCATAAGTCTGTTTACTCCGATTAGTTGCTGA